The Methanosarcina barkeri str. Wiesmoor DNA segment CTCACAGACAGGTTGGTGACAGAAATTTCTCACAGACAAGTAATTATACGCACCTTAGAAAATTCGATTTTTATTTAAATATATCTATTCTCAAAACTTATCAATTATTGCATCGAGGAAAAAAGGCCAGGTAAAATCCCAAATTATTATTGTACAAAAGGAATGCTTGAATAAAATCAGCTTTTTTGTAAAAACCTTTGTTCATAAGGGCTTGTATCAAAAAGTTTGAGAAGAATATTTAGGAATTATAGAGTTTAAGGAATTAAGTTTAAGGAATTAAGTTTAAGGAAGTATAGACAGTCCTGAGAATTAAAGAATTCTTAATTCCATTTCATAACACGTCTCTTTCAAGCCACATATGTCTTTTATTTCTTTAATTTTCCTGAAGCCCATTTTTTCATACAACCTTATGGCAGGAAGGTTTTTCGCATTTACATATAAGAAAATCGAAGATATTCCATTTAACCTCATTTCTTTAATGCTTTCTCTTAATAAATTCTCTCCATAATGTTTTCTTCTAAAATTCTTATCTATTGAAATTGAATAAATTACGGATTTTTTCATAAAACCTTTTAGAGACAGAACAGGCTTCAAATAATATATGCAGTAACCCACAACCTGATCATAGCTTTTTGTCACATAAAAGATCTTTTTCATTCTTTTCGAATATCGTCTAACACCATTCCGGCTTTTAGTTCCAAAACCTTCAGCCTGAATTCTGATAATTTCAGGAAGCATGGAATCTTCTACGGATACAACGTTTTTTTTCTCGATCTGTACCCATTTTCTTATAAATAGATTAGTTATTATATCCTTCATCAATCTCTCGAAACTCGTTACATATACGTTTAATGTAACCTGAATTTTTGTTAGGCCCATAAAAATCACTTTTAAGCGAGTATAATAATTTGCAAGTTTACCCCAATAATTCCTTAGATTCTGTATCCGATAAATTGAGTTTTCCGCTTCTTAACAAATAATACGAGTGGTTTCCGATTCCATGTCTCCAGGAATACTCACAGCTTTTGAAGTGGAATTTAATACCTGAATTTTAGAATAAGTAAATTTTAAACTATTTTCCAGGATCAGAAAGCTTTTAAGTTCCCTTTTATATTCACTTTTCAATCTTCTCTTCTGGAACAGTTGTTAACCTGGAGTGCTTGACTCCCTTTAAACTCAGAATTTTTTCAGTCAGCTCTATTATTTTCTCCCCTTCTCCCTGCAGAATTATTACCTCAAAACACAAATTTGGCTCAATATGGAAGTGCACTGAGGAATTTATCAGATCCAGGTATTCGTGCTGAATACTTGCCAGGGTGCTCGATACCCCTTTTTTTGAGCAATCATATACTATAGAAATCGTTGCAGCTCTTTTGCCCTTGATCTGCTGCATCCATTCATAATGCTGGTTATATGTCCTTATGGCATCCCTTATTCCTTCGGATCGAGAGGAATATCCTCTCTTCACAAGAGTTTTATCAAATTTGTCCAGAAGTTCCCCTGGTATGGAAACCCCTATTCTCA contains these protein-coding regions:
- the nikR gene encoding nickel-responsive transcriptional regulator NikR → MERKLMRIGVSIPGELLDKFDKTLVKRGYSSRSEGIRDAIRTYNQHYEWMQQIKGKRAATISIVYDCSKKGVSSTLASIQHEYLDLINSSVHFHIEPNLCFEVIILQGEGEKIIELTEKILSLKGVKHSRLTTVPEEKIEK
- a CDS encoding GNAT family N-acetyltransferase translates to MKDIITNLFIRKWVQIEKKNVVSVEDSMLPEIIRIQAEGFGTKSRNGVRRYSKRMKKIFYVTKSYDQVVGYCIYYLKPVLSLKGFMKKSVIYSISIDKNFRRKHYGENLLRESIKEMRLNGISSIFLYVNAKNLPAIRLYEKMGFRKIKEIKDICGLKETCYEMELRIL